In one Mucilaginibacter sp. PAMB04168 genomic region, the following are encoded:
- a CDS encoding serine/threonine-protein kinase — MSKVFTITEGLENLGAMRTGGQGSVYKGRRTGTLYTAIKLLPTPILTESEDDKNYRNFQNEVAKLQKVNEQPNPNVVKIMSWGLSDSGSFPFIEMEYIDGPDLCELLQPPHEKIFALKELIKVADQLAGALAHCHKVGVKHGDIKSNNVKYNVHTGNYVLLDFGLAIMTEDQRRSSMRHAGAIEFMAPEQHEGHMLPQTDVYSYGVILYELLCGEVPFPLNGNGETARNTVMVAHMETPIPDPLSKRQENLPAAWSAEKRAQEMQVPYWLLRIIVRCLEKDPQNRYASGVELQEAIVNSSLQATENYAQQQEVLSTSALQAENERLQAQLLQYQQGQNDNVEANDDEEEGSNVVLSKPMFILFITLLVLFMGFSVYSAFFKREATAMLSGGADTTQTDTSTTPQQDFKVNSTDVEIIKQRAKDSMQRVVDSVIRVERKAQEKLKAQKDSVKKAEADTTETTEEEPF; from the coding sequence ATGAGTAAAGTATTTACCATAACAGAAGGGTTGGAAAACCTCGGCGCTATGCGCACCGGCGGACAAGGTTCTGTATATAAGGGTCGTCGTACAGGTACGTTGTATACCGCTATCAAACTATTGCCAACCCCCATTCTTACCGAAAGCGAAGACGATAAAAACTACAGAAATTTTCAGAACGAAGTAGCCAAGCTGCAAAAAGTGAATGAGCAGCCCAACCCCAACGTTGTAAAAATAATGAGCTGGGGTTTGTCAGATAGCGGCTCTTTTCCATTTATTGAAATGGAGTATATAGATGGTCCTGATCTTTGCGAACTGCTCCAGCCACCGCACGAAAAGATATTTGCGCTGAAAGAGCTCATAAAAGTAGCCGACCAATTGGCTGGCGCACTGGCTCATTGCCATAAGGTTGGCGTAAAGCACGGAGATATTAAAAGCAATAACGTAAAATATAACGTACACACCGGCAACTATGTACTGCTCGATTTTGGTTTGGCTATCATGACCGAAGATCAACGCCGCAGTAGTATGCGTCATGCTGGTGCTATAGAGTTTATGGCACCTGAGCAGCATGAAGGACATATGCTGCCTCAAACTGATGTATACAGCTACGGGGTTATATTATATGAGCTACTATGTGGCGAGGTGCCGTTTCCATTGAATGGCAATGGCGAGACGGCACGTAACACGGTAATGGTGGCTCATATGGAAACGCCTATTCCCGATCCTTTAAGCAAAAGGCAGGAAAATTTACCTGCGGCGTGGTCGGCCGAGAAGCGGGCACAGGAAATGCAAGTGCCGTATTGGCTGCTGCGCATTATTGTAAGGTGTTTGGAAAAAGACCCGCAAAACCGCTACGCAAGCGGCGTCGAGTTGCAGGAAGCTATCGTAAACAGCAGCTTGCAAGCCACTGAAAATTATGCTCAGCAGCAAGAAGTGTTAAGCACAAGTGCATTGCAAGCGGAGAACGAGCGTCTGCAAGCTCAACTGCTGCAATATCAGCAAGGCCAAAACGACAATGTGGAAGCTAATGATGATGAAGAGGAAGGCTCAAACGTAGTGCTGTCTAAGCCAATGTTTATCTTGTTCATTACCTTATTGGTTCTTTTCATGGGCTTTTCTGTGTATTCTGCTTTCTTTAAGCGTGAGGCAACTGCAATGCTATCTGGTGGGGCCGACACTACACAAACAGATACGAGTACGACCCCTCAACAAGATTTCAAGGTTAATTCTACAGATGTTGAAATCATCAAGCAACGTGCAAAGGATTCTATGCAACGGGTTGTTGATAGCGTGATCAGAGTGGAGCGCAAAGCACAAGAAAAACTAAAAGCGCAGAAAGACAGTGTAAAGAAAGCCGAAGCAGATACCACCGAAACAACTGAGGAGGAGCCGTTTTAA
- a CDS encoding protein phosphatase 2C domain-containing protein, translating into MAENYFGLTDTGKVRGNNEDTFIAQKTTSNLVLACVIDGVGGYSGGEVAAAIARDEIIAQMDKVNTDFVPAMVQAFRLANKSIYARKQQEKELESMACVTTLAMVDVEKNQFYYAHVGDTRLYLLRDGSLVKISKDQSFVGFLEDSGRLSEAAAMSHPKRNEINKALGFDGAIDTDDAYIETGQSPFLPGDMLLLCSDGLSDLVDRNEITGIITQGTSLQQKASQLIESANNKGGKDNITVVLVQHPKASQQPAATVPPTALKKKDFSVREDKPKVDSVVESASTKQEPAKVIVKNNKGLSVILAVLCVAFLGSTVWFYRQWKSSEALVSRPVADTSSVKNAHNPDEVKLQQAIDKVTGDTVVLSDTVFKQPIIISDSIHIQKDTLYIRAKGNVLFKRDSSYNGPALALSVNCKHIVLDGVKFDGFAIGIQSHNTALELKKVQFLNCLQPLLKLYSFDLKNRVTSSLPAVTYTTDTLKNTSTKPNGNK; encoded by the coding sequence ATGGCTGAGAACTATTTTGGATTAACCGATACCGGCAAAGTCCGGGGCAATAATGAAGATACTTTCATTGCACAAAAAACAACGAGTAACCTGGTTTTAGCCTGTGTGATTGATGGCGTAGGCGGGTATAGTGGCGGCGAAGTTGCTGCGGCAATTGCCCGCGATGAAATTATTGCACAAATGGACAAAGTAAACACCGACTTTGTACCGGCCATGGTGCAGGCTTTCAGATTAGCTAATAAAAGTATATACGCCCGTAAACAACAAGAGAAGGAATTAGAGAGTATGGCTTGCGTAACAACGCTTGCAATGGTTGACGTGGAGAAAAACCAGTTCTACTATGCGCATGTTGGCGATACGCGCTTATACCTTTTACGTGATGGCTCTTTAGTTAAAATATCAAAGGATCAGTCTTTTGTAGGTTTCTTGGAAGATTCGGGCAGATTAAGCGAAGCTGCAGCTATGAGTCATCCTAAACGCAACGAAATTAACAAGGCCTTAGGCTTTGATGGTGCTATTGATACTGACGATGCTTATATCGAAACTGGTCAGTCGCCTTTCTTACCAGGCGATATGCTGTTGCTTTGCAGTGATGGGTTGTCTGACCTGGTGGACAGAAACGAGATCACAGGCATTATCACACAGGGTACGTCGTTACAACAAAAAGCATCTCAGCTTATTGAGTCTGCCAACAACAAGGGAGGTAAAGACAACATAACTGTGGTACTGGTGCAGCATCCCAAAGCTTCCCAACAGCCGGCAGCTACGGTACCACCAACGGCTTTAAAAAAAAAGGACTTTTCAGTTAGGGAGGATAAGCCCAAGGTAGATAGCGTAGTAGAAAGTGCTAGTACAAAACAAGAGCCTGCTAAAGTTATAGTAAAAAATAACAAGGGGTTATCCGTTATATTGGCTGTGCTGTGCGTGGCGTTCTTGGGTTCTACGGTGTGGTTTTACAGGCAGTGGAAATCTAGCGAAGCTTTGGTAAGCCGGCCTGTTGCAGATACGTCTAGTGTAAAAAACGCACACAATCCCGATGAAGTAAAGCTTCAGCAAGCTATTGATAAAGTAACCGGTGATACAGTGGTATTGTCTGATACGGTATTTAAGCAGCCAATAATCATTAGCGATAGTATACACATACAAAAAGACACACTTTATATACGGGCAAAAGGCAACGTATTGTTTAAGCGCGATTCGAGCTATAACGGTCCGGCCTTGGCCTTGTCTGTTAACTGTAAACACATCGTGTTAGACGGTGTTAAATTTGATGGCTTTGCCATTGGTATTCAATCTCATAACACCGCACTTGAGTTGAAGAAAGTACAATTTTTAAACTGCCTTCAACCTTTACTAAAGCTTTATAGTTTTGATCTTAAAAATCGCGTTACCAGTTCTTTACCTGCAGTAACCTATACTACTGATACTTTGAAAAATACTTCTACAAAACCTAATGGAAACAAATAA
- a CDS encoding FtsW/RodA/SpoVE family cell cycle protein, which translates to METNKIETGGRGKERVFLLLITILFAFLFYRLYTVVQLRFADVDKRLKEGTMVNLNDKNPAARFRTLLQKGYYFEDKRDIDLIEAIVANGISTGEKIDNIGELNKRKYYINADDANEKGGESFKQRVSASRSLLGYTGDDSLRFIQERRSAPELPAVVDLNMGTHSIGGKIINKEQPVGGVLLRLQMILPQDSIYNDETGEEVRPMTEKSSTYTKIYLPDSAGKKHLQSFTAYARTDGGGKFQFRNLPDGKAFKVLPLQPGYQFGTSQGVQNLDEDVTFNFRQSPHTFKLLSTRDFNILKKEKSLIIRAPQEFNKWFWIIAGCFVAGFFIIHLILSIRFNGADQLILPIIMILTGMSFLTLLSLQDPLRDRFLAKDMLTYLGMGVAAITVMLLFNLRRFTVDTWVYRMGIFKNVPSAANGWPWVVLAVGLLALTIVFGTGPEGSGVKVNLFGFQPSEIVKYLIIFFLAGFFAANEKLISEYTSWTKRWSFFSFALVAILVTLTLFLLLGDLGPAMVVCFTFITLFSFSRGDFAFMAGAVIIYVLTSWVVKNVWLSALITAAIVALLMLFQRRQLSESAVMVLVIMAAFLTIDQIPYLDKAFPGPVQRLVDRKAIWQDAWNNEVYGGDQVANGLWAMASGGTSGQGVGEGFAKTIPEAHTDMILPSMGEEFGWTGIVCIFLLFLLYLHRAILIGRRTGTPFLFYLCAGIGISTFVQFLLIAGGSTGALPLSGVSLPFQSYGGSSLVANMLASGFLLSASLVRGTPVQMTYISKQQDRNLVPALIAACVGVLLLTVNVSRYLFNNSKWVVQPALVADKSGARMFSYNPRIAILMNRLQAGNLYDRTGAILATSKPQLIRKQRGKLAGAGVAGYNLDSAMHKRLDRYYPFEEQAFFWTGDANTGVFNGSANGYFAEYEHAAELRGFKLPTTSYNTIASRYREDRFLARGVKEMTVVKKDYSALAPLLLAGINSKEVEAFKNRNRDVQLSIDAGLQTSIQRSLATDTSLADNRVSVVIMEAGTGDVLTSAVYPLPPVRNWEKLTMTYAEQNQLAQWMTTSDLGFTTATQPGSTAKVLTGLAAFNKLGHVAASKTFTVSAAERIRTKGIEPDETGVINLQRAIVKSNNVYFIKLANEEHLQEQMADLYLKTGMFLHGVGGYYYNRETVNTAQEEKWRELWRKTEFNTKPRYNPNNIRRTRAKGISGMAWGQGELIATPAAVARLVSSVANNGTLLQNRFVLKVSDAEQLVKAGTQLVSNPQYAQLMRSYMIEQSAPKAYTLGISVAGKTGTPERIWKGQQINDGWYTFFAPKANGTGNMVVCVRVEATKGSSDAVKLAGKHVVPFLVKKGYIKSIVEQTTKQEPELIEE; encoded by the coding sequence ATGGAAACAAATAAAATTGAGACCGGCGGCCGTGGTAAGGAACGGGTGTTTTTATTGCTAATCACCATACTATTTGCATTTTTATTTTACCGTTTGTACACCGTAGTGCAGTTGCGCTTTGCTGATGTAGATAAGCGATTGAAAGAGGGTACCATGGTGAACCTTAATGATAAAAATCCGGCGGCACGGTTCCGAACGTTGCTGCAAAAAGGTTACTACTTTGAGGATAAACGCGACATAGACCTAATAGAGGCTATTGTTGCAAATGGCATTAGTACAGGCGAAAAAATTGACAACATTGGTGAGCTCAACAAGCGCAAGTATTACATTAATGCTGACGATGCCAATGAAAAGGGTGGCGAGTCATTTAAACAGAGGGTAAGCGCTTCGCGCTCGTTACTTGGATATACTGGCGATGACTCGTTAAGATTTATTCAAGAGAGAAGGAGCGCACCTGAGCTGCCAGCCGTCGTTGACCTGAATATGGGTACGCACAGCATAGGTGGAAAGATAATTAACAAAGAGCAACCGGTTGGCGGCGTATTGTTGCGTTTACAGATGATCTTACCGCAGGATAGCATTTACAACGATGAAACCGGTGAAGAGGTTAGGCCCATGACTGAAAAAAGCAGCACCTATACCAAAATTTATCTGCCAGATAGCGCCGGCAAAAAGCATCTCCAGTCTTTTACAGCATATGCCCGTACCGATGGCGGAGGGAAATTCCAGTTCAGGAACCTCCCTGATGGAAAAGCATTTAAAGTATTACCATTACAGCCTGGCTACCAGTTTGGTACATCGCAGGGCGTACAAAACCTTGATGAGGACGTAACGTTCAATTTTCGACAGTCGCCCCATACGTTTAAACTGTTATCCACTCGGGATTTTAATATTCTAAAGAAAGAGAAATCGCTCATTATCCGTGCACCGCAAGAGTTTAATAAATGGTTTTGGATAATTGCGGGTTGCTTTGTGGCAGGGTTCTTCATCATACATCTTATTCTTTCTATCCGCTTTAACGGGGCCGATCAATTGATACTACCTATCATTATGATTCTTACCGGTATGTCATTCCTTACGTTGCTAAGCTTGCAAGATCCGCTTCGCGACCGCTTTTTGGCTAAGGATATGCTTACTTACTTGGGAATGGGTGTAGCGGCTATCACAGTGATGTTGCTGTTTAACCTGCGCCGATTTACGGTTGATACCTGGGTTTACCGTATGGGTATTTTTAAAAATGTGCCCAGTGCAGCTAACGGCTGGCCGTGGGTTGTTTTAGCGGTGGGCCTGTTGGCCCTTACTATTGTTTTTGGCACCGGGCCTGAAGGGAGTGGGGTAAAAGTAAACCTGTTTGGCTTTCAGCCCAGCGAGATTGTTAAATATCTGATCATCTTTTTCCTGGCCGGCTTCTTTGCCGCTAATGAAAAGCTGATAAGCGAATACACCAGTTGGACAAAGCGCTGGTCGTTTTTTTCATTTGCATTAGTAGCTATATTAGTAACCCTGACGCTTTTCTTGCTGCTGGGTGATTTAGGACCGGCAATGGTGGTATGTTTTACCTTCATCACGCTATTCTCTTTTTCTCGGGGCGATTTTGCATTTATGGCAGGCGCGGTAATTATTTACGTGCTCACCTCCTGGGTGGTTAAAAACGTATGGCTGTCGGCACTTATAACGGCCGCCATAGTAGCCTTGCTCATGCTGTTTCAGCGGCGGCAACTTAGCGAGTCGGCCGTAATGGTATTAGTGATCATGGCAGCGTTTTTAACCATCGATCAGATACCTTACCTGGATAAGGCTTTTCCCGGACCTGTGCAGCGCTTGGTTGACCGCAAAGCTATTTGGCAGGACGCCTGGAACAACGAAGTGTACGGCGGCGACCAGGTAGCCAACGGCCTTTGGGCCATGGCCAGCGGCGGTACCTCGGGGCAAGGCGTAGGTGAGGGCTTTGCTAAAACCATCCCCGAGGCACATACCGATATGATTTTGCCTTCTATGGGCGAAGAATTCGGCTGGACAGGTATTGTATGTATTTTCCTGCTTTTTCTCTTATATCTTCACCGGGCCATATTAATTGGCCGGCGTACGGGCACGCCGTTTCTATTTTACCTATGTGCAGGGATAGGTATATCAACTTTTGTACAATTCCTGCTTATTGCAGGCGGTTCAACCGGTGCACTGCCGCTTTCTGGTGTCTCTTTACCTTTTCAAAGTTATGGCGGTTCATCATTAGTGGCTAACATGCTGGCTTCAGGCTTCCTGTTGTCGGCCTCATTGGTAAGAGGTACGCCAGTGCAGATGACTTACATTTCGAAACAACAAGACAGAAACCTGGTGCCGGCTCTTATAGCTGCTTGTGTAGGTGTTTTATTGCTAACGGTCAATGTGTCGCGCTATCTTTTTAACAACAGTAAGTGGGTAGTACAGCCTGCGTTAGTGGCCGATAAAAGTGGTGCACGTATGTTTAGCTATAACCCACGCATTGCTATATTGATGAACCGTTTGCAAGCCGGTAATTTGTACGACCGTACTGGCGCTATACTGGCTACCAGCAAGCCCCAGCTTATTCGCAAACAACGCGGTAAATTGGCCGGGGCCGGTGTAGCTGGATACAATCTTGATTCGGCCATGCATAAACGGCTCGATCGTTATTATCCTTTCGAAGAGCAGGCGTTTTTTTGGACAGGCGATGCTAATACGGGTGTGTTTAACGGTAGTGCGAACGGCTACTTTGCCGAATATGAACATGCGGCCGAGCTGCGTGGCTTTAAACTACCCACCACCAGTTACAACACCATAGCCAGCCGCTATCGCGAGGACCGTTTCCTGGCGCGTGGCGTAAAGGAAATGACGGTAGTGAAAAAAGACTACAGCGCGTTAGCGCCGCTACTGCTCGCCGGCATTAACAGTAAAGAAGTTGAAGCATTCAAAAATCGTAACCGCGATGTACAGCTTTCTATTGATGCCGGTTTGCAAACCAGTATACAACGTTCGCTGGCCACTGATACTTCACTGGCCGATAATCGTGTGTCGGTTGTAATAATGGAGGCTGGCACCGGCGATGTGCTTACTTCGGCTGTTTACCCATTGCCGCCCGTACGTAACTGGGAAAAACTGACCATGACTTATGCGGAGCAAAACCAGTTGGCACAATGGATGACGACATCCGACTTAGGTTTTACCACGGCAACACAGCCAGGTTCAACAGCTAAAGTATTAACAGGGTTGGCGGCGTTTAACAAATTAGGGCACGTTGCAGCCAGCAAAACGTTCACCGTAAGCGCTGCTGAACGTATTCGTACCAAAGGCATAGAACCCGATGAAACCGGCGTTATCAACCTGCAGCGGGCCATTGTAAAATCAAACAACGTTTACTTCATTAAGCTGGCTAACGAAGAGCATTTGCAGGAACAGATGGCAGATCTGTACCTCAAAACCGGTATGTTTTTACATGGCGTAGGCGGTTATTATTACAACCGCGAAACTGTAAATACCGCGCAGGAAGAGAAATGGCGTGAGCTTTGGCGTAAAACAGAATTTAACACTAAGCCCCGGTATAATCCAAATAACATTCGCCGTACCCGGGCTAAGGGCATATCTGGCATGGCTTGGGGGCAAGGCGAACTTATTGCTACGCCAGCAGCCGTTGCCAGGCTGGTATCTAGCGTTGCTAATAACGGTACTTTGCTGCAAAACCGGTTTGTGTTAAAAGTAAGCGACGCCGAGCAGCTAGTTAAAGCAGGTACACAACTGGTAAGCAATCCGCAATATGCACAACTAATGCGTAGTTATATGATTGAGCAAAGTGCTCCTAAAGCTTATACATTGGGGATATCTGTGGCTGGTAAAACCGGTACGCCCGAAAGGATATGGAAAGGACAACAAATAAACGACGGTTGGTATACTTTTTTTGCGCCCAAGGCTAACGGAACCGGCAATATGGTGGTTTGTGTACGTGTGGAGGCTACCAAGGGATCTTCTGATGCGGTTAAATTAGCCGGAAAACATGTTGTGCCTTTTCTGGTTAAAAAGGGTTACATTAAAAGTATTGTTGAACAAACAACCAAACAAGAGCCGGAGCTTATTGAAGAGTAG
- a CDS encoding FHA domain-containing protein, with amino-acid sequence MFNFFKGNSDERPTDVKGVRHALLQFVKQELQKAEGGEGSNIKGLCLYINGNANDQHMYETAVYAEDKEQFRAEIQKIADDYDLSLPANWTLDVYFDEEIPAEAIKAQNVDAAFFIKTNKHFIKQTATAYLVVLSGDTGQQTYEISSTAGKINIGRDKKAQADDGFFRTNHIAFPSDSSNQSNKYVSRQHAHIEWDNDRAHFIIYADEGGVPPRNKVKIRIESTEELVKLHSTEIGHPLNEGDQIIIGESAVLQFSYKPSNNG; translated from the coding sequence ATGTTTAATTTTTTCAAAGGTAATTCTGACGAGCGCCCTACCGATGTAAAGGGTGTACGTCATGCATTACTGCAGTTTGTAAAACAGGAACTCCAAAAGGCTGAAGGAGGTGAGGGCAGCAACATAAAGGGCTTATGCCTGTACATCAATGGTAACGCTAACGACCAGCATATGTACGAGACAGCAGTATACGCCGAAGACAAGGAGCAGTTCAGAGCAGAGATTCAGAAAATTGCAGACGATTATGACCTTTCTTTACCGGCAAACTGGACATTGGATGTATATTTTGATGAAGAAATACCTGCCGAAGCTATAAAAGCGCAAAATGTAGATGCTGCTTTCTTTATCAAAACCAATAAGCATTTCATCAAACAAACAGCTACCGCTTATTTAGTGGTGTTAAGCGGCGACACTGGCCAGCAGACTTATGAGATCAGCTCTACAGCCGGAAAAATTAATATTGGCCGTGATAAAAAAGCGCAGGCCGATGATGGTTTTTTTCGCACTAATCATATCGCGTTCCCATCCGATAGCAGTAACCAGAGCAATAAATACGTAAGCAGGCAGCATGCCCATATCGAATGGGACAATGACAGAGCACACTTCATTATTTATGCAGATGAAGGCGGCGTGCCTCCGCGTAACAAAGTGAAAATTCGTATAGAAAGTACCGAAGAATTAGTGAAACTGCATTCTACCGAAATAGGACACCCGCTTAATGAGGGAGATCAGATCATTATTGGCGAATCAGCAGTATTGCAGTTCAGTTACAAACCATCTAACAATGGGTAA
- a CDS encoding serine/threonine-protein kinase, giving the protein MGKVFTISEGLENLGAMRTGGQGSVYKGRRTGTIYSAIKLLPTPILTEDENNKNYINFQNEVAKLQKVNEQPNPHVVKILSWGLTDSSSFPFIEMEYIEGPDLCDLLNQPHEPVFTLKELIKVADQLAGALAHCHRVGVKHGDIKSNNVKYNVHTGNYVLLDFGLAVLTDEQRRSSMRNAGAIEFMAPEQHEGYMLPQTDVYSYGVVLYELLTGQVPFPLNGNGETARNSVMLAHLESAVSDPLMKRGLNMPADWSVEKKAHEMQVPEWLLEVISKCLEKDPQKRYANGIELQEAVVNGTLQVTESRYTKQQEVLSTSALQTENERLQAQLLQHQQAEDEVQKKLSSLQSIALEAGGVYNPNKGVYERNKAIVFLPKRLFLGIAGAGLLFMLLFVFSFFNKNEGNDTNVALTKPYRSPYIYFKKPYNYDSVARARAAAIVKPKEPGVYKQPIVKAKKWQKKKRKKFLGIF; this is encoded by the coding sequence ATGGGTAAGGTCTTTACCATATCCGAAGGACTGGAGAACCTGGGCGCCATGCGCACCGGCGGGCAAGGGTCTGTTTATAAAGGCCGTCGCACAGGCACCATCTATAGCGCTATAAAACTGCTGCCTACGCCCATCCTTACTGAGGATGAAAACAATAAAAACTACATCAATTTTCAAAATGAGGTTGCCAAGCTGCAAAAGGTAAATGAGCAGCCTAATCCGCATGTGGTTAAAATTCTGAGCTGGGGATTAACTGATAGCAGTTCATTCCCTTTCATAGAAATGGAATACATTGAAGGCCCCGACCTTTGTGATCTGCTGAACCAGCCACATGAACCTGTTTTTACGCTTAAGGAACTTATTAAGGTGGCCGACCAACTGGCCGGCGCCTTAGCGCACTGCCACCGGGTAGGCGTAAAACACGGCGATATTAAAAGCAATAACGTTAAATACAATGTGCATACCGGCAACTATGTACTGCTGGACTTTGGTTTAGCTGTTTTGACTGATGAACAGCGCAGGAGTAGTATGCGCAATGCCGGTGCCATAGAGTTTATGGCGCCTGAACAGCACGAGGGGTACATGCTGCCGCAAACAGATGTTTACAGTTATGGTGTGGTGTTATACGAGTTACTTACCGGGCAGGTACCGTTTCCCCTTAATGGAAACGGCGAGACGGCTCGAAACTCGGTAATGTTGGCACACTTAGAGTCGGCTGTATCAGATCCGTTAATGAAACGCGGACTGAATATGCCTGCTGATTGGTCGGTTGAGAAAAAGGCGCACGAAATGCAGGTACCAGAATGGTTGTTAGAGGTAATATCCAAGTGCCTTGAAAAAGATCCGCAAAAGCGTTATGCAAATGGTATAGAATTGCAGGAAGCGGTGGTTAACGGCACATTGCAGGTAACTGAAAGCCGGTACACAAAACAACAGGAGGTGTTAAGCACGAGTGCCCTGCAAACAGAGAATGAACGCCTGCAAGCGCAATTGCTTCAACACCAACAGGCAGAAGATGAAGTTCAAAAAAAATTGTCGTCTTTGCAATCAATAGCATTAGAAGCTGGAGGTGTATACAACCCCAATAAGGGTGTTTACGAGCGTAATAAAGCTATTGTATTCTTACCTAAGCGGCTTTTTTTGGGTATAGCAGGAGCCGGCTTATTATTTATGCTACTTTTTGTCTTTTCTTTTTTTAACAAGAATGAAGGTAATGATACCAATGTGGCTCTAACAAAGCCATATCGCTCGCCATACATTTATTTTAAAAAGCCGTATAATTATGACAGCGTAGCGCGGGCTCGCGCTGCGGCTATTGTTAAGCCAAAAGAACCAGGCGTTTATAAGCAGCCAATTGTTAAGGCTAAAAAGTGGCAAAAAAAGAAGCGGAAGAAGTTTTTAGGGATATTTTAG
- a CDS encoding sulfite oxidase-like oxidoreductase — protein MEESEKLNRIIEARMKLKARFEEKMAQTPSVADDTPRGSGNPNRHGMPAVPIGQTTTTKWPVLDLGYQPNIPLDRWRLTIDGAVENPVRLTWKDFMALPQTKDTSDFHCVTTWSKLNMHWKGVSMLDLAALVHPHETATHIMCYGYDTYTTNISLEEALKPDVLLVHTFEGQPLPVEHGGPVRMITPQLYAWKGSKWIKRIEFMTEDRLGFWEDRGYSNTAYPWRNDRYSD, from the coding sequence ATGGAGGAGTCAGAAAAATTAAACCGCATTATTGAGGCCCGTATGAAGCTAAAGGCCCGGTTTGAGGAAAAGATGGCGCAAACGCCATCTGTGGCTGATGATACTCCCCGCGGCTCTGGCAATCCTAACCGGCATGGTATGCCGGCGGTACCCATTGGTCAAACTACAACCACCAAATGGCCGGTTCTGGATTTAGGCTATCAGCCAAACATTCCACTCGATCGCTGGCGGCTCACCATTGATGGCGCTGTTGAAAACCCGGTAAGGCTTACCTGGAAAGACTTTATGGCATTGCCACAAACCAAGGATACATCCGATTTTCATTGCGTTACTACCTGGTCTAAATTAAACATGCACTGGAAAGGGGTGAGTATGCTTGATCTGGCAGCCTTGGTCCACCCGCATGAAACGGCAACCCACATCATGTGTTATGGGTACGATACCTATACCACCAATATATCGCTTGAGGAAGCGCTAAAGCCCGATGTACTTTTGGTACACACTTTTGAGGGACAGCCACTACCTGTAGAACACGGCGGCCCGGTTCGTATGATCACACCCCAGTTATACGCCTGGAAAGGTTCTAAGTGGATTAAGCGCATTGAGTTTATGACTGAGGACAGGCTTGGTTTTTGGGAAGACCGTGGCTACTCCAATACCGCTTATCCCTGGCGTAATGATAGGTACAGCGATTGA